The genomic stretch CAATGTACTGCAAGTAAATTAATTAACTAAAAGCAGTTAGCAAAATGATATGATTCTACCATGCTATCATACTGTGATACCCATTAATATGTGCAGTTGTATAATTTGTGCTTATAATACCTGATTGTGCTGTAGGCAAAGCAGTCATTCATTCTGAATCCAGTAACAGAAAGCTCCTTGAGATAAAAAAGATACTGGAAGGCAATGAAGGCGAACAGATGGTAATGTATTATCTATATTCTCTAATAAGATATTCATATCACTTGTAGCTCCAACTACTCCCTGCGACATCGTTCTACCAAACAGTCAAGTGACCTAATCAAAATATGTTACGTTATGCAGGCCATTGACACCAATGCAGAGCATGTTGAGTCTGAGCACAAAGACCTTCTGAAAGGTAAGCGCTAATGGAAATTTGCATCTCCGTGTTACATCAACGGCGGATTTTGCATTGCTCTAGTGACATCATGTTGTTCAAATGCGTCCAAATTTTCTTTTCACAGTCCCTGAAATAAGAGATGGCTCCACAATGGGTTGCCTCCACTCAATCGGATCTGATCTTACCCGTACACGGGAGCTACCAGCGCTGCAGCAGAATGTGTCCATGCAGAGTGGGCAAGAAGCTTCGGCAATGGATAAGGATCCAAGCAGGACCCCCACAAGTGCGCGTGAGGTATATCCAAAACCTGGTCTGCCAGTAGTCAAGAATTGTTACAACCTAGAGTATTGGTGATCTGAAACAATGAGTTAAATGTATTTGTCTGAAACTTCCTTGCAGCTGGCTGCGCCTGTCTGTTCCCTGGAGAGTGGAGTGCTTGGACAGAAAATCAAAAGGTCCCTAACTGGTGGTAGTGAGATGCAGTCTACCCAGGACAAGCGATCCAAGAAGGCTAGCATGGTAAACTTGACGTTtcttctctgaaatgaacttaCCTCACGCATTAACTCAAATCCTATATTCCTATCAAGATGTTCGTCTTATAACCCTACATCACTGCTACTGCATGGCAGCATGAATACTGAACTTTAGTTTCCCATGAAAATGCTGCAGGTGAAGGAGCCGATACTCCAGCATGTCAAGCGCCAAAAGCCTCAGGCTCAGTGAGGTGGGGGTGGAAGTAACAGGAGCAGCTAACCTCGTAGTTCAGGCGAAGTACATACCCGAGTTCAGGCCCGTGTGCAGATAGACAACTACAGCACTCACTGCAGATGTAGATTCCAGTCCTCCCTACGTTTCGCAAGGTAGAGAGTTTTGTTCCTCTAGTTCAGCCACACCGTCGTTCAGGCCGTAGAAGTTCATACCCCAATTCCAGGTGCTTAAACCTGTGCAGATAGACAGAGCACCCCATCATTACGTAGACTCTGTTCAGTGCCCCATGATGAGTTATGTTCCACTGTGATCCGGCTATGCTGTTGTTCCTGATGAGGCTGACAGCGACAAACACGCCGTTGGGATTCATAATGAGATGTGGTCACACGTTGTTGGATCTTCCTTGGTTGGTCGAGGTCGCTTTTGTCGTTGGATCTGTTTTAACTTGGCACCGCAGCTGGACTTTCCCTTTTTCGACAAGCCTTTTTCCACGGGGGCACTGTTCACGCGTACAGGGCTCGCCGTCTCGGCTCGTTGGCCTTGCCTGCCGTATAGTGAAAGTTTTCCGAGGGGACCGGGCTGGGCGCCCTCTCCTTTCTCCATGGATCGTGATCAAGCCTTAATTCCGCCCCATGTGCTAACTGCTCGAGTTACGATTGTGCGTGAATGATTGATTCAATCGTGTTTGGGGGCTCCGTTGGCTGTATCCCAGTTATTGCCGGCGCGGTGGTCACGCCTCCTGGAGTAATGGGGATGTAGTAGGCCGGTCCCTGGTTTGCTGGGGTTGTGGTGGACTGGGTTGGCTTTTGTGTCTCGCCAATCGCCATGGTTTCATTAACCGGGGAATTTCACTGCAGTTTCTTAAGAGCTCCTGAACCGGGGAATATGCTTTGCTAGTATACTGTGTAAGCGAGGAGAGTTCACCCTGTACTCTGTAGCGGTCGTTTATGGCGCGCAGACTTTTAGATGTTGTTTGGGAGcaaggggctaaaatttagccctaggctaaagtttagcacctgagGTGTTTAGGTGGAGGGCtataaagtttagcacctgagGTATTTAGGTggagggttaaactttagcactaaTGAGCAAAATGACTCATTTGCCCTCCTCCCGCGCTACCCCTCCCGCCTGGTTGCAGCGCGCGCAGCCTCTCCCTCCCGCGATTTCTTTTATGCCGCTGgcgctgcccctccctcccgcgattgcatgcatgcaccccTGGCCGCTGCATGCACCCGTGGCCCCTCCGTGCACTGCTTGCGCTCGCATGCAGGCACTGCTTGCGCTCGCATGCAGCACTGCTTGCATGCTGCTTGCTGTCCAATAACCACGAAATGAAACAAAAAGTACATTATCCTTGCAACACTGAAATCAATAGTTTACGACCTGTGGTACAAGGCATGACTATTTCATCTCGGAATGCATTCATGTTTCTATCTTTGTCTCCTCCTTGGTTACTCGTCCTATGTTCTCCACAGTTTGATGTTCCGACCATtggaataaaattttcatcacgatCGCACAAATCAAATTCCCTATCGGCAGTACCATTATCTTGAATGAAATTGTGAATTGCCCATGCATGCTACaataattttgctttgcttgtgcATTGGAAAACTTGGTATACCCAACAgtatcatccacttcatcttcaaaactccaaaagacctCTCGATAATATTTCTAAGAGACGAATGTGCATAATTAAAggtctctttcatacctttgGGCATTGGACCATTACGAAACTCCAGTAGATGGTACTTCGTACCCTTGTATGGTGCTAGGTAACCGGGACGGTTAGGATACCCTGAGTCAACTCGGTAAAACTTGCCTACAAATGAAGACAAACTTGTTAGGTAAATGAACCAGACAACATGTATGTACAAATGTAGAGAGTATCGTATAGAAACTAGTGTACATGTAGGAGGATGTGGAAACTTATCACCATATTTTTTATGGCATCATTGAACACTCTCATATCATGGCCCTAACAACAAATGTAAACCTCATGTCGAAGTTACAAATAGCTAACACATTCTGTGTGGTATATCCATGTCTCCCTGTATGCTGAACCACCTTATCATTTGGCACCACAACTGGTACATGTGtgccatctatagctcctatacaGTTGTTGAAGTATGGAGCAAATCAAGGGTTTTGTAATCTTGGGTGCACCGTCTTAAATTCAGGGTCCAATGGCCTAATATTATCTACTGCTACCTTAAGAACATTGCATAACACTTTGTCGAACGTACAGCTTATTGTTTCCAATGACCTCACAAATCGATCCTCAACTTGCCTAAGTGATTGCGGTGCACCAATTATCCACAGGAATATTCCTAAAGCCTCTATTGTTGACATATCTCTAGTTACCCTCGAACTATATGAGTCAACCAATAAATCATGCAGTTGATGAAATAATGGGCaactcatcctaaacatgttgtagcaagaGGTCATACTTGACAGTGTTTCATTTACCCATTCAATGCCTGTCACAGTTGCAACCCTCCTTGGAGCTTTGTGCATGTAAGATTCGTAGTACATACTGAACATTAACAGCAAATCGGTGAACTTCCTATTCCTCTTACGACAGTGTATTATCAACTCCATAGTTTCATCTTCACTAGAGGAATCTTCCATAGTATGATTatcctcatcatcacttgaACACTCAGTTGAAGAATTAGCATCCTAAACCATAAACAATGCAAAGATTAGTAATGTTAGAGCATCACGAAGGTTAGCACATAACAAGTCACTAAGACAGCAGCATAATATTGATTTTATTCAATCAGTTCTTAGCAGCAAATAACTCAGTACAACATAAAACTAACATTATGACATCTCCAACAATGATCAACATAGCTAAACTAGTACATCTTGTGTTCCTCGCACCATCTCTTTAAGAAAATCGGCCTAACTTCAGGACTTGGTATGTTGCAGAAAAACTCTCTGTGCAGAAAATCAGCCCATTTGCTTACTAGGTTGTCCATAACCTGAACCATAGAGCTCTTGGACTTCTTTCCAGGACTTGTGGCAGTGGACTTAGTGCTAGTACTACTAACCCTCTTCCTGGTACTTTTCTGCAATTGTCTTGTAACCTCTTGCGGACATGGTATCTTTGTGATAATTTCCTTCTCTAATTTGCTCAACACACAAATTATAGAACAAAAGTGTATCTGGTTCTGACCAAGATGCCTTGTCACCTTTAATCTAGTGCATACACACAAGGATATAAAAAAGTCATACAAGACATCTTGGCTACTCTTACAAGCATAAGCACATAAACATTGCATACTACTGCTGAAACATTGCATACCATCCTCAAGATCGAAGAAACCTTCTTCATCAGCAATGGCTCCACCTCGACGACGCCCACCAACACGTACTCCGCCGCATCCTCCGCAACCGGCACCACCATCAAACGCGGGTCCAATGAACAGGGACCTAGTCGCGTGACCACCACCTCTGCTGGAGCTACTGCCGCCTCCACGGCTTGCCCCGCCACCTCTGCTCCCCCCGGTGCCGCCACCTCTGCTtcccccggcgccgccacctcctctgctgcctccgccgccattgCGGGGCACGCGAAGACTGAGGGTACAAGTGCTGCGCCCTCGAGCAACTCCACCGCCGTCTCCCTGGAGGAAGTCGGAGTACGAGGTGATGTTGGGGAACTCATCGACCTGCGAATTCAGATCCAAGGCCTGCATGCTGGCTCGTGGACCTTGGTACGACTCCGCCTGCAAGAAAAAGTCGATGCCGCCGGTAGGGAAGGGCAGATCCAACTGTGAGAAGGTGTCGTCGCCGTGGCCGTCCATGAGCACGCGCGAGTAGCCCGGCGGCACACTTCGGGGGGGAGGGGGCCTCTGGATCTGGGGCGGTATGGGGTGGAGAAGACGCTGCCGCGCGTGGTGGGGAGGGATGGACGGCTGTGGGGTGGGGATGAAAGgaaggcggcggggtggggaaGAAAAGAACAACAGCGGTTAGGGGAAGGGAAAGGACGGCGGAGGCGCGTCGGGGGGGGGCACAATGCAGGATGCGGAGGTGCGGAGGCGAGGTACGGTTGCGAGATCCAGACGGGATGAGGAACGGGAGGGGGGGAGAAGATGGTGGCGCACGTGATTCTGTGGGAAGGGCAACCGGTGGAAAGAAGCAAccggggaccacttttagctcttttagtccattttagcactccttggaggggctaaaggattttttttaggggggaggggctaaagtttagcaccccctcccaaacacccccttactctATTGGTAGAGAGTTCATAGAGCGCCATGCCCATCTTTGGCCTTGTTTGGGAGCCagtttagccccctcaaatggagtgctaaattttatccctttggggtgtttgggtggggggctaaactttagcacctgtgtTGACAAAAGACTCATTTACCCCTTattttcctcctctcctttgCCCCTCAACTTCTTCCCCCTGTTGCTTGATGAGTGACGGATCGGGGCCGCCGTCGTTTTGCTTGGACATGGCTGCCGGATCCGCATGCGGGCGGAGGCCTAGCGCGGCGCGCGCTCTGGGCGTGGCTGGGCCTGTGCCGGGCGCTGCTCCTGCCTCGCGTTGCGCCCACCGTGGCCGAGCTCACCGCTACGCGCCAGCACTTCCTCGACCTCTGCCCgttcctccgcctcgccggcgtcaGTGAAGGATGCATAGGCTCGGGCGCAGTAGGCTCAGGCGGCCGTGGCTGGGGCTGCAGCGACGGTGCCGAATTGGTATCAGTGGAAgcgggaggagggcggcggggccgagcgAAGGTGGctggggcggaggaggtggcggggctcggcggcggaggcagcttCGACGGAGGAGGCGTCGCCGGTGGAGGCAGCGGGGCCGGGCCGGTGGGGAGGGGAGAgatgggggtggggggaggggcaACCAGGAAAATTTTGGACATGGGATCACTTTTAGCTCTTTTAGcccattttagcaccccttggagggGCTAAAGGATTTAGGGGagtaaaatttagcaccccatGTTTTAGCCCTCAAGCAAGGAGCTACTTTAGCctccccctcccaaacaccgcCTCATTTCTAGGTGGACACGAACTTATTGTTATCACATCATTTCATATAGTTCACATGCGTGCGAACGTTTACAGGCAGCGGCGCGTTCATGGTACGGACGGCAATGTAACAGAGCTATCCTTCAGGCTTAAGATGATCGAGGTGGCACAAAAAATCGTATTTTACATCTCTACCATAAAAATACAGAAGAAATGCAGAGTATCTCTCGTCgggagaaaataaaaagaaacacGGATCAGTGTTGGTGCTACTGAAGTACTGATACTGGTAATCTCGTTCCGGTCGATTTTGGTCAGATTAGTACATGAATTTTGAACGATGCTGTGGGGAAAAAATGCGCTTTTTGCGCGCCGGTTCCGTCCGAGTGTGGCCAAGCCCAGGGCCGGCCCAAAGCGGCTCGTCCGAGCCCGGCGGCTTCACGGATCGACCGCTTCGTCGAGAACCCAAACATTCTCAGCGCACAAACGCGAGAGCCGCCGCGCGCGACTCCGAGATGCCGCCGAAGCCGGGGAAGAAGCCacccgccgccgagctcgaGTACTGCGAGCtgtgccgccaccaccacgatctgggccggcgccaccgctaCGGCCGCAAGCACCGGGCCAAGCTCGAGGCCGCGCTCACCACCTTCCGCTCCAAGCTATCCGacctccgccgcgccctcctccacgGCTCCCCTTCTCCCCAGCCGCCGCTACCCCGCCTCTGGTGCCCCTTCTGCTCCACCGAACTCGTCGACCTCGACAACCGCTCCGCTTGGTACTCGCTGCCTACTCCTCGTCCCCGTACTCCTAGGGTTTCGGTTTGGATTTACAAGCGCTAGTTGGCTGCTATTGCAGCGTGGATTGGCCGATAGAACATGCAATTGGACACTAGTAGGTTGAGCCCTTGTACAGTAGGATCAGTGGCTCCGTACGGCGGGCGTTGGAATCGTAATTAAGTTTCTGAGCACTGTTGACAAAGGTTTTGTGCGCACTGTAGACAAAGGATTTCTATGGGGGGGATTAACTTTCGTTCTCTTCTATTGCAGTAGCAATGCCATTTACCATCTGGCAAGTGGTGAGCACCTGAAGGCTGTGAAGGATTTCCTGCGGAAGCACGGGGGAGGGATGGATCAGGTGGATTCGCTTAGGATTTCAGAGGATGAGGTTGCTAAGGTGTGTCATATGCTTTCAATTTTTTCCCTCTGCTAATAGAAACATGATGAACATTTTTCAATCTTGTTATGTGAGAGGGTCTATCTAGTATGTTGTTGATTCTATTTGTTTGTGCATTGACCTGACAGAATGAGATGTTACTGTATGTGCTATGCTGATCTGTCATGTTTCTGTAATTTCAGTGGGAGAAAAGCTGTGAATCCTTGAGCAAAGGAGCAAAGACGGGGACTGAAGGGCTGATTGGACCTTCTCTGGGGCCGATGAAAGATATCCAAAATGAATCTACCTGTGACAATTTGGATAGTTTTGCACAAACCAATATCCCATCTTTTAGTAATACTGCATCTTATGTTGTTATGCCTTTACAAAGTCCTACCAATGGGGCATATCACCCTATTAGTGCAGCGTGTCATGGAGCTTTCAGCTCTGGAAGTGTTTCTTATTCCGCTCCATATGGAACTGTTGGGCTGCCCATCACAGCTTGGGGATCGTCCGAAACACACGAGCAGCAGGGTGTGCTGTCTACAAACTGTTTCCACAGTACGGGTCCTGAAATGAAAGGTAAGAGCAAGTGTCAAAATTATTGTACCACGACCAttgcttctattttttttgaatATATTGCTTGTTCATACTTGGATAATTAAATTTCCTTTTGTAGGTCATCAATCTACTATCCTTGGAAATGGACCAAGCCCATCGATTTCTTATGCTGCACATGTAAGCACACGCACTTGTCCATGCAACAAGTAGCACAAAATCCagtgaaaaaaaatacaaacaatGACGTGATGCTTCTAGATTACCGCTGTTCTTTGCTCAGATATTCAAAATACTGTTAGCAATTGAAAATATGCATTTCACTTGCACAAAAGAAATCTGTGCTTACTAAATGTTGTACGGCTGGAGCTTGCACTATTAAGGTGTATATCGAATCTCAATGGCAGGAAAGCTAAACAAAGGGAATATGTCACAGAACTTTAATCGGTTTTAGGCAATAACTTAGCATCGAATTTGAGTTTCTCATCCTTCTAGAATTTCCTCATTTTTCTGTTTATCTTATGCTTTGGTTTCATTTAGGTTGGTTGGTTACCTTTGTAGTGTAtagtttatattttttcttcacATAATCACATTGCAGTATTGGAATGCAGGTGTGtagtttatatatattttttcctcACATAATCACATTACAGTATTGGAGAACAGCACACAAGTGCTTTTCGATTCTGTTTGAGCTTGTTGCCTCAGTTATTTTCTTGCACTGTTCCCCATATCTGAAAACATCCATTTTACTCTCCTAAGTAACAGATTACCATCTCAGCTGGGCCATGAATTAGTTATGTGATCCATAGTTGTGGGGCACTGTAAATGCTGTAATTATGTTAGCAATACTTGCACTGGGCTGTAGTTTTCTAGTTTCAAACAGAATGATAACACAGTATGCTTCtacaaagaaaataaattacATATGATTTTCTCTGctattctttttcttcttttgtttaTTTGGCCCATATGCATAATTGATGTGCTTATTTGATACACAGATTTTACCTTTGCAGGTTCAACAAAGTCACTCAGGAGGAAATCTGAGCAGTGGTATTGGATGCCTTTTACTTTACATTTTTGTGCTGTAAATTTTTCCAAACTCTCACTACTCGTActgaaaagaaaacaattgGATCTTTAGTTAGTGGGTGTGATTtattttttagtcatttttttGTCCATGTGAGAATTTGATACATCATTTGTTTATAGGCCCAAAAGCAAATGTGCATACGGGTGCTCCTCCTCCCTGGTTAAAAGCAAACGAGCATGATCCAAAGAATTTCTTACTCAGAAGCTGTGGTCCTCCTTTAAAAGGAAAATTGAGGAAACTCAACCCAAAGCGGGTTGGTGCTGCATGGGCAGAAAGAAGAAGAGCTGAAATGGAAATGGAGAAGCGAGGTGAAATTGTTCCAGAAACATCTGATTCTAGTTGGCTACCTAATTTTGGTGGTGTCTGGCAATCTGGGACAAGAAAGGAATCGAGGAAAGATTTTGAGAAAAAACTCAAACATCATGATACGAAGAGCAACCATGAGTTATCTTTGGAGATAAAACCTTACATCAGCAAAAGGATGGTAAATGTGATTTCTCACTTTTCCATATTTAACTTCACCTCAACCCTAGCTGTCAGCAAATATTTTCTGACTGTCATTTCCTTTCTTTGGTATTAAGTTACAATCTTTACAATAACCCAAGTCGCTTTAGCTGCTTTATTAATTTTTCTTTGTTGTCCTTCCTGATGGAAGGAACATATATACAGTAATCATCATGTTGGTTTCAGGCTTGTGCATGTTGCAAAAGAAGTCTGACTTGCCTTATATTTTAATCATGCTCTGCAGTCTCAACTATTTAGTTAGATGTGCCATTGCACCTAGGCTTAAGGCAATTTGAAGGGAGGTTTGATCATGTGGGCATAAGCTAGTAGGCTATATCAAATGCATATGCAGCTACATGTAGCTGTTTCAATACTGAGTTAATGAGGAAACCACTACCTGTTAAATCAAGATGGATCTTTTGAGCACTCTGACCCCCTTTGTGTTTTTTTCTGGGAACCTACGCATGCCAGCCTCCATGATGCATATGCCATGATTTCTATGTTTAATTGTTTACTTTGTTACTGCATTTCTGAATTTTGATTATGCTGCTGAATGTAATGTACACAAGTCTGTCTTTCCTCTTGCAGCGTGCAGGTGTTGATAAATCTGAACAGCTTGGCAGTCATATGGAACAGTAAACGGATGTACCCTCGCCAGACATTTATGGAATGAATCTCTTTACACCTGGTAAAAGACGATCGACAGCTCTAGCACGCGCATTTAAGGCTCGGAAATTACACGCACTGTTCCAGAAATCTACACTTGCTATTAGCAGACGAACCCTGCTGTCTCACGCTTTCCTCCAATAGAAACATCACAGCAACTTTTGATCACACAAATTCAATGTCGCCAGCAATCAATGTGATATTTGGGGAGAGCCCTAGTAGGCCGACTAGCTGCAGGAGTCGTGGAATGATTGCGCCCGTCTCGGATCTGTTTATTTTGCTGAAGCACTAtatatgggggtgtttgggaaacacccgttaaagtttaacacctatcacatcgaatgtttggatgctaattaggagtactaaacataagctaattacaaaactaattgcacagatggagtataattcgcgagacgaatctattaagcctaattagtccatgatttgacaatgtggtgctacagtaaccatttgctaatgatggattaattaggctcaatagattcgtctcgcgaattagcacaaggttctgcaattagttttataattagctcatgtttagtcctcctaattagcatccgaacatccgatgtgacactgttaatgTAGGGCAGCTGTTCCTGACTCTGCTCACTGTTTGGCTCCTGCAGATGGAGGTCGCACCTGGTGTCCTGGTGACTCTGCAGGAGAGCCCCTAGGGCGCAGCCCGATTGGTTTTCCGTGTCAGCTCGTGTCTGGGAAGCTGTCATTTATGGGCTGCCAATACGCGGAATACCATGCGCGTGTTTTGACAAGCTACGCAGCGCAGGTGACATTGGCACGAAGCAGTTCGTCCGGTGATTGAGATTGTGAGTTGAATTCTTCCATGATGCTAGTTGCTAGCTAGTCCGGTCGTCAGCGTCCAACAATGTGGCTGATGGATGGGCCGTTCATTGAATCCGTGCACCGGCCAGTTCTGATCAGAGCAGTCATACGTGGCTTCGTTGACAGAAGCGGCCTGGAACGTGGGTCATCTTGGTGGTGGCGCGAAATGTCTGACTTGGATTGATGCTCCGCCTCCTGTGCCGCTTGTTTTGTCACCTGTTGGGCACGATTACGGGTCTGTTTGGACGACATGTCCTAAACTTTAGAACATGtgacatcgaatgttcggacactaattagaaggactaaacatgaattaattataaaactatcTGCAGAACCTCGAtattaattcgcgagatgaatctattaaatctaattaatccatcattagcaaatggttattgtagcaccacattgtcaaatcatagactaattaggtttaatagattcatctcgcgaattagactccatctgtacaattagttttataattaaattatatttaatacttctaattagtatctaaatattcgatgtgccATGTCCTAAAGTTGGACGTATCATCCAAATAGGCTCGACATCGAGGTTGTTTGTGCTTGGGATTCGTGGATTTCCCTGGTTTTGTTTGCTTGCCAGATGACTTGTGGCGGTGCGCGTTTGCCATGCTTTgtcacatgttttttttttttggttggctGACGAGACTACTAGTGATCGCGATTGACCCATAGCCTTTTTGACCCAACGAGAGAAGCAGCCGCGAGCTATCCAGATTGCAGGGATAACGTCATCACGGCGAaagctttctttcctttttgcaTGACGTCATGCTGCCAAGCATCCGAAGTCCGACGGCCGGTAGAGTAGGTGGGTAAATCCGTAAATAAAATAGTTACAGGGCTATCAGGGAGGACGGCACACCCCAAAGGGGCAGACAGGCTCGGCTGTCGGCACGGTATGGTAAATCGCCGCCGCTTGTCTTGTTGCGTGTGTTGTTTTGGCTTGCCAGGCGCGCGCAGTGAGTCAGCGTGCAATCTCTGGCACACACGCATGTGGCCCTAGGCTAGAAGGCGCTACAGGAAAAGCAGGATATGAAGAAATTACCaagtactttttttttcataatatGAACAtgtgagg from Setaria italica strain Yugu1 chromosome II, Setaria_italica_v2.0, whole genome shotgun sequence encodes the following:
- the LOC101769547 gene encoding meiosis-specific protein PAIR2; the protein is MVMAQKTKEAEITEQDSLLLTRNLLRIAIYNISYIRGLFHEKYFSDKSVPALEMKIKKLMPMDAESRRLIDWMEKGVYDALQKKYLKTLLFCICEKEEGPMIEEYAFSFSYPNTSTEEVAMNMSRTGSKKGSTTFTSNSSEVTPDQMRSSACKMIRTLVSLMRTLDPMPEERTILMKLLYYDDVTPEDYEPPFFKGCADNEAINIWNKNPLKMEVGNVNSKHLVLALKVKSVLDPCDDNNINSGDDGMSVDNGTYQDDDFSDTEVRPSEADRYVVAPNDGKCKGQSTGTISEDDTQDAAHEEELTAQVKEWICSREIGTINVSDVLSNFPDISLELVEDIMERLLKDGVLSRASKDGYTVNQTVDPKTPHIKKEVIMQNVSPTEGTKQNNGDLIYMKALYHALPMDYVTIAKLQGKLDGEASQNTVRKLIDKMVQDGYVKNSANRRLGKAVIHSESSNRKLLEIKKILEGNEGEQMAIDTNAEHVESEHKDLLKVPEIRDGSTMGCLHSIGSDLTRTRELPALQQNVSMQSGQEASAMDKDPSRTPTSARELAAPVCSLESGVLGQKIKRSLTGGSEMQSTQDKRSKKASMVKEPILQQGRRHRYGRKHRAKLEAALTTFRSKLSDLRRALLHGSPSPQPPLPRLWCPFCSTELVDLDNRSACSNAIYHLASGEHLKAVKDFLRKHGGGMDQVDSLRISEDEVAKWEKSCESLSKGAKTGTEGLIGPSLGPMKDIQNESTCDNLDSFAQTNIPSFSNTASYVVMPLQSPTNGAYHPISAACHGAFSSGSVSYSAPYGTVGLPITAWGSSETHEQQGVLSTNCFHSTGPEMKGHQSTILGNGPSPSISYAAHVQQSHSGGNLSSGPKANVHTGAPPPWLKANEHDPKNFLLRSCGPPLKGKLRKLNPKRVGAAWAERRRAEMEMEKRGEIVPETSDSSWLPNFGGVWQSGTRKESRKDFEKKLKHHDTKSNHELSLEIKPYISKRMRAGVDKSEQLGSHMEQ